From [Flavobacterium] thermophilum:
GCGTGTTGATCAATTTCACAAACAGGAAAATCGAAAACGCGATGATCAAAAAGTCGACGACCGTTTGGATAAACGCCCCATATTTCACTTCCGCTTTGCCGACTTTCCACGACAGGCCGCTGAAATTGATGCCTCCCAACAATAAGCCGACGAGCGGCATGATGATGTCATTGACGAGCGAAGAAACGATTTTGCCAAATGCCCCGCCGATAATGACCCCGACGGCCAAGTCGATGACATTGCCGCGGACGGCGAATTTTTTAAACTCGTTCCACATGCCGATCTCCTCCTTATTGAAACGATTCGTTTGCATTATACCCGATCAGTGGCAACATTGAAACTTTCTGATTTAATTCATAGAAAAACAATCTATTTTATAGTATTATAAAGTAAGCTAATGAACAAACAGCAAAGGAGGAAGTGCACCATGGAAATGACTGCACAACAAGACGTTCGCGCGAAACAGGCGGCGAACGCCCCGAAAAATCCAACCGCATGGATCATTGCGGTCTCCTGTTTTGTGTTAATCGGCGGAGCACTGTTCTTATATAGCCGCGTGTCTTGGCAACAGGCGCTTTTGTACGTGCTGGGTGCGTTTGGCGGCTTTGTGCTTTATCAAGCCCATTTCGGTTTTACTTCGGCCTGGCGGAAATTCATTTTGTACCGTCAAGGGGAAGGCATTCGAGCACAGATGGTCATGATGGCGGTGGCAAGTGCGTTGTTTTTGCCGTTGCTGATAAAAGGATCGATATTCGGCCATTCCGTTGCTGGGAATGTGCATGAAGTCGGCATTGCTGTCATGATTGGTGCCTTTATTTTCGGGATCGGCATGCAGCTGGGTGACGGCTGCGCGTCCGGGACGCTGTACCATATTGGCGGCGGTGATACGAACGGTGTCGTCACCTTGATCGGGTTTATCGCTGGATCGGTCATTGCGACGACGCATTTTGATGTTTGGATGCGTATGCCGCACGTCGATCCGATTTCGCTTATTGCTTCGTTTGGTGCATGGGGCGGCTTTCTGCTGCAACTTGTTTTGCTGGCGGTTGTCTATTATGTCGTGACGGTGATGGAAAAGCGGCGCCACGGCAAGCTGTTGACGACACCGCTTGAACACCGCCACGGATGGAAAACCATTTACAAAGGCCCATGGTCATTGTTGGTTGGCGCGTTATTATTGGCGCTGATGAACGTGCTTGTTCTCATGTTCAAAGGTTCGCCGTGGGGCATCACATCCGCATTCGCCTTGTGGGGAGCGAAGTTTGTCCAGCTGTTTGGTGTCGATCCGACGGCTTGGGCGTATTGGCAAGATGAGGCGAAACGGCAGGCGCTCGCCAATCCGCTCTACTACGATACAACGACGGTCATGGACATTAGCTTAATGTTCGGCGCCTTATTGGCGGCAGCGCTCGCTGGCCGCTATGCGAAACCCGTGCAATGGAAGCGGCCGACGCGCATGACAATCGGTGCACTCATCGGTGGATTGATGATGGGATACGGTGCCCGGTTGGCGTTCGGCTGCAACATCGGCGCGTATTTCAGCGGCATCGCTTCCTTCAGCGTCCATGGTTGGATTTGGTTTGTGTTTGCTTTCCTTGGCAGCTTGATCGGTGTCAAGTTGCGTCCGTATTGTGCGTACAAAAACTAAACGTTCGAACATCGGCATCCCGTCGTTTTGGCGGGGTGCTTTCTTTATGCAGGACGGCATATGGTACAATGGGCAGTGAGGCTTCGACAAGAGCAGCTGCCTGCTTGTTTGAAATCGTTTTCCTTGTTTTGGGAGAGCGGAAGGAGGACAGCGGTGCTTATTGGAAGGAGGGAAAAGGCATGCGGCAAACGGCCTCGATCGTCTGCATTGGCGGGGCGAACGTCGACCGAAAGGCGCGGTTGCTCACTCCGTTTCGGCTCGGCACGTCCCATCCCGTCACCACGACGCAAACCGCGGGTGGGGTGGCGAGAAACATCGCCGAAAACTTAGGACGGCTTGCTCAACCTGTTTCGCTCGTCAGCACCGTTGGCGATGATCGCGATGGACAGTGGCTCGTTGACGTGACGAGCCGATATGTCAATACGAGCTTCATCGTGCGAACGCCAAAAGCGAACACCGGGACGTATACAGCGGTGCTCGATGAACGCGGCGAGATGGTTCTCGCCTTGGCGGATATGGCCATTTATGATACAGTGGGGGAAGAATGGCGAAAGCAACAATGGACTCGGCTCGGTCCGATTTCTGCGGTCGTGCTTGACACGAATTTCCCGAAGGCTGTCATTCGTTCGGTGATTGCACAATGTCGCCAAGAGGACATCCCGCTTTGTGTTGTGACGGTGTCGGTTCCAAAAGTGAAGCGATTGCCCAGCGATTTGTCTGGTGTGACGTGGTTTGTCACGAATGAAGCGGAGGCTAAGGAATTTGTGGGACGCGACGGACATACGGACGACATCATGAAAGCGATCCTTCAAGCCGGCGCCCAGAACGTTGTCGTCACGCGCGGCGCAAACGGCGTCGCGTACGCCACCAAGCAAGGGGAAACAGAAGCGATTGCAGCGCCGAAGGTTGAGGTCACCGACGCCACCGGAGCGGGCGACGCCTTTGCGGCTGGATTTTTGTACGGCGTCTTAGGCGGACATACGGTGGAAGACGCCTGCCGCTTTGGGATGAGCAGCGCGGCGCTTACGCTGCAAACGGCCGAAACGGTGCATCCCGCTTTGAATGAACACCTGTTGCAAGCCGCCTATGCGCGGTATTTTTGCGAAGGGGGAACGAAGTGATATGAATGATTTTCTCGTCTTTTCCGAAGAAGTCGCTCAAGCGAAGGCCGAAAAAAAGCCGATTGTCGCTTTAGAATCAACGATCATCTCGCATGGCATGCCGTATCCGGAAAACGTGCAAACGGCGAAAGACGTCGAGCGGATCATCCGCGACCGCGGCGCCGTGCCGGCGACGATCGCGATCATCGATGGAAAGATTAAAATCGGGTTAACGGATGACGAACTTGAATTGTTAGGGACAAGCCACTATGTAGAAAAAGTGAGCCGCCGCGACTTGCCGTATGTCGTCGCCATGAAGAAACACGGGGCGACGACCGTGGCGGGGACGATGATTTGCGCCCAGATGGCGGGCATCCGCGTATTTGCGACCGGCGGCATCGGCGGCGTGCACCGCGGCGCCGAACAGACGATGGACATCTCGGCTGACTTGCAGGAACTCTCGCGCACAAACGTCGCGGTCGTCTGCGCCGGGGCGAAATCAATTTTGGATTTAGGCTTGACGCTTGAATACCTCGAGACGCACGGCGTTCCGGTCATCGGCTATCAGACGGACGTCCTGCCGGCGTTCTATTCGCGGACGAGCCCGTTTCGCGTCGGTTATCGCTTAGACAGCGCCAAAGAGATCGCCCAGTTCCTTGAAACGAAATGGAAGCTTGGGTTAAACGGCGGTGTTGTGATCGCCAATCCTGTCCCAAAAGAAGAGGAGCTCGAGGAGTCGTATATCACCGCCATCATCGAACAAGCGCTTAAGGAAGCAGAAAAGCAGCACATCACCGGCAAAGCGGTCACCCCGTTTTTGCTTGACCGTGTGAAAACGTTAACCGGAGGCAAAAGCTTAAAAGCAAACATCGCCTTAGTGAAAAACAACGCCGCCATGGCGGCCGACCTTGCCCGAGAGCTTTCTTGATGCGAACGCCCCCCGCCTTGATGGAAGGGCGGGGGCGTGATGGCAGTGGAGGATTTATCGAGCGTGAAGCAAATGGCGGATTTTTCGATCATGCTGGGCGATTTTGACGGAGTGGAAGTCGACCGTTTCTTGTGTTTCAACTGGTTCGACGCGGATGTGGCCGAGTTTCGCTTCGAGCCGTTCGAACCGTTCGTTCACGGTGCGCTCCAACTGGGCGATCTGCCGCTCAAACCGTCCGTCCATCTCCTCAATGCGCTTGTCCATTTCATCCGTTTTTTCATTCAACGCTTGGACTTGGCGTTGAAGCGAGTCGAATTTCTCATGGAGCGCTTCGAACTGCTTGCGCATATCGGACGCGTACAAGTCAAGCACTTGCAAAATTTGCGCCAATATCGTTTTTTCTTCCACCCTCTTCACCTCCTTCCATTTCTAGCATATCAAACAAGCGAGTTTGCGAGAAGGAACAACAGTTTCAAATCAAGCGGATTTTGTCTATGATAGAGGAGGAGATGCTGTGATGTTTGAAATGACCAAGAGCTCCTTTGGCTGCCCATTTCCATCGCATCGGCCGCTGCTTGTGTTCCATGTATGAAGGAAGAACCCGCAAACCCGTCGCGAGGAGGTTGAATGTCGATATTCTGTCAGCGACGGGGGGAAATTTCAGAAAAAAGAAGGTGTGATCATGTCCTTTATTCAAACAATCGAGCCGCATTTGTTTAGCGACCATCCTGTCCTCCGCCAGTTTGCGTTTGACGCAATCGAAGAGTATCCGGATATTCCAGCCGCGCTTGTGGAGCGTTTGGTGGATGAGGCTGTAACGGCGGACAACGAAGAAACACGGAGGATGATTTTGCACGGCATCTCCAAACAGCCGTTGACCGACCGAGCGCTTGAGCAGTTGTTGAGCATGAAAGATGCAGCGAAGTACATCCGTTGGTTTTTCCCGTTTCCAGCCGCCCAGCTCGAAAAATACGGAGAACAGCTGCTCCCTCACTTCCCGCGGTCTTGGCAGCGAGCTGTCCGCCTTGCTTTAGAAGGAACGGAAGATGACGTATGGGAACACTATTTTTCAGTGCTTTCGCATTTGCACGAGGAAGAGTTTCACAATCACGATTGGTTTTTAGTAGCCAAGCAAGCCGTGCGCATTCTCGTTGAACGCGGATGGATGACGAAGGAAGATATCGGTCTGACATGGATGAAAAACGAGCAACAGCCTTGGTTTTCGTATGACGGCATTTTGGCGGTGTATGCGGTCTCGCTCGTCGGCGCCGCTGAATATATTCCCCGCCTCGCCCGACTGTTGGAACAACAAGACGGTGATGTGCTTGTTGATCAAGCCGTTTCCACCTTATCGATGTTCCAACGTGAAGAAACGATCGAAGCGGTGCGCCCATATGCGTTTCAGGAAGACACGGCGCTGTCCGCTATTCATGTGCTCGCCAACATCAAATCTAAACAGGCCGTGCGTGTATTGCGAGAAGTCTTTTCCAAGCAGCGCGATGATGACCTCCAAGCATTTTGCTTTGAGGCGCTTTGCCATCAGCTGGATAAAGAGGCGCTCCCAGAAGTAGAGCAGTATGTAAAAAGAGCGGAAAAACGAGGGCGTTCTTGGATGATTGATGTCGAACAGAACGCGTACGCCTATTATACGATTCTAGAGATCGATCACCCGAAGCTGGAAACGTGGAGAGCCATTGCCGAGCAGCGGTATCGCCATTTTCAAGCCGTGCTGCAAACACCTCCGCGGCCGACCAACATCCCATACCGCCGAAAAGAGCGAAAAATCGGCCGTAACGACCCATGTCCGTGCGGCAGCGGGAAAAAGTATAAAAAGTGCTGTGGCAAATGAGAACGCTGCTTTGTCTCAAAGAAACAGCCCGCCCCCACGCGGTGGCGTCGGAAGCGGGCCTTTTAACATCTTTCCGAAAGAAGTCTCCCACTTCTAAACGAAGTGAAAGTGGGAGATGAATTTCGGTTAGGTATAGCCTAAAATTGTCTCTTTTTTGTGTGTTATGATATAATCAGTTTTAGAAAAATGAAAGGCTGTTGTATCAATGAAATTAGACAATAATAACCATTCAGTGTTCCTATTGTATTATCATCTTGTGCTGGTTGTAAAATATCGCAGACAAGTGATTGATGATACCATATCTGACTATGCAAAAGATATGTTTGTGAGATTGGGTAAAAATTACAATATTTCCTTGGTCGAATGGAATCACGATATGGACCATGTGCATATTTTGTTCAAAGCACATCCAAATAGTGAATTATCCAAGTTCATCAATGCCTATAAAAGTGCAAGTTCTCGACTGATCAAAAAGCATTTTCCGCAAGTGAAAAGAAAACTGTGGAAAGAATATTTTTGGTCAAGAAGCTTTTGCCTGCTTACAACGGGTGGTGCGTCCATTGAAGTAATCAAAAAATATATCGAAAATCAAGGTATGAAGTGATGTGGTGTCGATATGGCAAACAAAGCCTATCAGTTCCGTCTATACCCAACAAAAGAACAAGAAGAATTGCTCGCCAAAACCTTCGGTTGTGTCCGTTTTGTGTATAACAAAATGCTTGAAGAACGCATACAAATGTTTGAAAAGTTCAAGGACGATCAAGAATCCTTGAAACAGCAAACATTTCCGACCCCTGCCAAGTACAAAAAGGAGTTTCCTTGGCTAAAAGAAGTGGACAGCCTTGCGCTGGCAAATGCTCAACTAAATTTGCAGAAAGCGTTTCAACACTTCTTTTCTGGCCGCGCTGGATTTCCCAAGTTCAAAAACCGCAAGGCGAAACAGTCGTACACCACAAATGTGGTAAATGGCAACATCAAGCTTTCAGATGGCTATATCAAGCTGCCCAAACTGAAATGGATCAAGCTAAAGCAACATCGGGAGATTCCTGCCCACCATATCATCAAGTCTTGTACGATCACGAAAACCAAAACAGGAAAATACTATATTTCTATTCTCACAGAGTACGAACCTCAACCTGCCCTAAAAGAAGTACAAATGGTTGTTGGGCTTGACTTTTCCATGAGTACGCTGTATGTCGATAGCGAGGGTAAGAGAGCCAATTATCCTCGATTCTATCGCAAAGCATTGGAAACATTAGCGAAAGAACAGCGTAAATTGTCTCGTAAAAAGAAAGGCTCGAATCGTTGGCACAAACAGCGTCTGAAAGTAGCGAAGCTGCATGAGAAAATTGCCAACCAGCGTAAGGACTTTCTGCATAAGGAGTCGCACAAATTAGCGAAACGGTATGATTGCGTGGTCATCGAAGACCTCAACATGAAAGGGATGTCACAAGCCCTCCATTTCGGTCAAAATGTTCATGACAACGGCTGGGGCATGTTCACCACTTTCCTTCAGTACAAGCTGGCCGAACAGGGGAAGAAGCTGATCAAAATCGACAAATGGTTCCCCTCGTCCAAAACGTGTTCGTGCTGCGGTCGAGTCAAGGAGTCTCTATCGCTTTCTGAACGGACATTCCGCTGTGAATGTGGATTCGAGAGCGACAGGGACGTCAATGCGGCCATCAATATCAAACATGAGGGCATGAAACGATTGGCGATCGTCTAATTTGTCCTCGAACCGTGGGGCACACGGGGATCGCTCGGTCAACTTCCCATCATGAGATGGGATTACCCGAGAAGCCCCCACCTCTAAGCGAAGCGTAGGTGGTGGGAGTATGTCACAAAGACACAGCCATGAGGCTTAAGCTTCCATATTGATATTCTCGGAACAACACGCGCGGCGCCCCGCCGCGATCGCCTGCGCCGTAAGCGATCCAATACGGCGCGAGGTGTTCGGGGGTCGGTACGGCCTGCTTGGCGTACGGCGCCTTGTTCTCATACTCGAACACCTCTTCACTATGGGCGGCGGATCGGCTGAGAAGCCAATCATCAAATGCGACGGCCCATTCGTCCGCCTCCGCATGCCCTTCCCAACGGAGCGCCATCAAATTGTGCACCGTCCCGCCGCTTCCGATGATCATCACGCCCTCATCCCGCAACGGGCGCAGCGCTTCCCCGAGCTGCAACAATTGCTTCGGTGTCCACCACGGCACGACCGACGCTTGCACAACTGGAATATCCGCTTTCGGAAATAAGCGGTAGAGTAGCACCCATGAGCCGTGATCCAGCCCGCGCGTTTGATCGATGGCTACGTCCGTCACACTAGAGAGGCGCACCCGCACGCGCTCCGCCCACTCGACCGACCCGCGCGCCGGATACACCACTTCATACAGCTCGCGCGGAAATCCGGAAAAATCATAAATCATGTCATACGTCCCCTCAACCGCCGAAACCGTCGGTTGGCGCGTCATCCAATGCGCTGTAAAGATGACGACCGCCTGCGGGCGAATTCCTTCCCCGAGTTTGCCCAAAAGCGCCGTGTACGCATTGTCTTCGATTGCCAACATCGGCGAACCGTGAGCGAGAAATAGGGCGGGGGATCTCATCGTTCCATTCCTCCCTTGAACCATATTGACAAATCTGCTTGCGGCCTAATGCCGCCTCCAAACGATTCGCCGAAAAACGGCGCCGGAATTTCTCATCCCTAGTGTAGCATAAACATCTTTCGCTCTTCTATGCACACGCTTTCTTAAACCGTGCGATGGATGTTCGAATCCGCTCGGGACCGCTGCTGAACCTCCTTGCGATGCGGGGGGGTTCGTTTTTATCATCGACTGACTTCGTTTTAATGAGAAAGGTTCGTTCGTGATCAGTAGGTTTGTAGTGTATAAAAACATAAATTCCACAAAAAACGACAATGTTTTGGAAGCCAATTTTGGTAAAATAAAATTATGCGAACAATACTAAGGGAGCAAAGCTTCATCAAGCAGATTGATAAATATGATCTTGGTGGCTTATACTTTGAGAAGATAGTTTAGTTTTTCTTCTGACCGTCTATGACACTGCCTTATCACTAATTTAGGGGAAAAGAGGATATCCTTATGAACATACATAAGATCAGGGCGGAATGGGCAGCGTTAGAATCTAGATGGCATAAGTTGCTTTTTCTCGTCGGTTTACGAAACGAAGAAGGTCAATCGCTGTCAAAAATGCTTAATGTTCCTTATTTGAACTTGAACCGTCACTTAAGCGAAAAACTGCAAAACATTCCTAAGGCGAGCTACCCTTTGCAAGTCGGAGAAATATTAAACAAGTGGATGGAAGAATATGAAGAAACCGCATTTTGTCTCGGGGATATGGAAATTTTATTCGATAAACAATTGCAACAACATCCGATAAGATTGTTAGAGAATTTAAGCAAACGTTTCAAACTAATCGTATGCTGGCCTGGGCAATATGATGGAAAATCATTAACATACGCCATACCTGCACATCCAGAATATTTTACCTGTAGCGATTTTGAAGGGATCGTCATCACTGTATAAAAGGGGGAACATTCTATATGCTGAGATATAGTGATTTAATCCAATTCGAACCTATTGAATCTGTTGTACAGCTGCGTGATGCGGATGATAAAGAGCGCGCGTTCCATTTGCTTGATACATACGTTATTTCAGACCGTATGGCAGAACAGTTGGACGAAATCATCCTTGAGCACATTCAGTTTGACCGTATGGTTGATAACAAAGGGCTGTTGATTGTTGGAAACTACGGTACAGGGAAATCGCACTTAATGAGTGTCATCTCTACCATTGCCGAACAGCCGGGTGCAAGCGAACATATTAAAAACGAGCAGGTGGCAAAGAAAGCAAAGGAAATTGAAGGGAAATTTAAAGTCATCCGAACAGAAATTGGTGCTGTCTCGATGTCGTTGCGCGACATTATTTGCCAGGCATTGCAGCAAGGGCTGGCTAATTTAGGAATTGATTATACATTTCCAAAAGCTAACGAAGTGACAAATAACAAAGATATGCTTTACGAAATGATGGAATTATTCCATGAACAATATCCTGAACACGGCCTGATGCTTGTCGTAGACGAGCTGTTAGACTATTTGCGGGGGCGGAAAGAGCAAGAACTTACTTTAGACTTAGGCTTTTTACGCGAATTTGGAGAAGTTTGCAGCAAAACCCGTCTTCGTTTTATTGCCGGTATTCAAGAAATGTTGTTTGATAATCCAAAATTCCAATTTGTTGCTGATTCCTTACGTCGCGTTAAAGAACGTTTCCAAGAAGTGCGTATTGTCCGCGAAGACATCGCTTACGTGGTGTCAGAACGTTTATTGAAAAAAGATGAAAAGCAAAAAGCGTTAATTCGCGAGCATTTAAGCAAATTTATGCCGCTTTACCATGGCCTTAGTGAAAATATGGAAACGTATGTCAACTTATTCCCGATCCACCCGGCATACTTAGAAACGTTTGAAAAAGTAAATATTGCTGAAAAACGTGTTGTATTGCAAACGATTAGCAGAGAAATCCGCAAGCTGATGACAAAAGAAGTGCCGGAAAATGAAACAGGGATCATTTCGTTTGATAGCTACTGGCAATATATTGAAGAAGACTCGTCGTTAAGAAGCAATCCGAATGTTAGAGAGGTCATGGGCAAAGTTCAGACGTTGAAAGATAAGGTGCAAAGCGGCTTGACACGACCTGCATATAAACCAGCTGCGTTGCGCATTATCGACGCACTTGCCGTCTATCGTTTGACTACGGACGATCTAAATGCACCGATCGGGTTAACATCAGAAGAGTTAAGGGATAAGCTATTTTTAAATATTAGTATGCTATTAGATATGGATGAAAATCCTGCTGACTTTTTGCGAACAACAATTGAGTCTGTTTTAAAACAAATTATGACAGCTGTCAGCTTCCAATATATTTCCGCCAACCAGGAAAACGGACAATATTATCTAGATATCAAAAAAGACATCGCTGTGGATGAACTAATTGAAAAACGCGGCGAAGAGTTAACCGACAATCAATTGAACAGCTACTATTTTGACGTACTAAAACAAGCAATGGAAGTGTTAGACCAGCCATATGTAACGGGGTATAAAATTTGGCTGCATGAAATTCCGTGGGATGCTCGCCGCGTCAAACGACAAGGATATATCTTTTTCGGAGCGCCAAATGAACGTTCTACTGCCCAGCCGGAACGTGATTTCTACATTTATATGCTGCAGCCGTTTGAACCGCCGAAATTCCGCGATGAAGAAAAGCCGGATGAAGTATTTTTCCGGATGACGAAAAAAGATGACGAGTTCGTCCGTTTATTGCGGCTATACGGCGGTGCAAAAGAAATGAGCAATGATGCGTCAACGACAAAACAGCTATATTTAAACAAAGTCTCATATTATTTAAAACGCCTTACTACTTGGTTAAAAGACCATTTTGTCGACGCGTTTGAAATTCAATACCGTGGCAAAAAAGGGTCTGTTTTTGAATTCGGCATGTTTCTTCCTGGCAATGCGACATTGATGGAATTGGTAGACACGGTGGCAGAAGGGCTGCTAAGCCAATGGTTTGAAGAAAAGTACAGCGATTATCCGTCTTTCCGAAAACTAGAAAGAACGTATTTAACGAAAGACAATTTAGCGACATATGTCAGCGATGCTCTTTCTTATTTGAACGGAAGAAAAACAAGCCAAGGGGAAGCTATTTTAAACGGATTAGTGCTATTGGACCAAAAAGGCGAAATTAACGTCCGCAACTCTGGTTATGCCCGCTGGGTGATAGAAAAACTTGAAGAAAAAGGAAACGGACAAGTAGTAAATCAAAATGAACTCATTGAAACAGTCTATACAGCGCAAGGAACGGAAGATATCCGGCTGACAAAAGAATTCCGCATGGAGCCGGAACTGCTCGTTGTCGTACTAGGTGCTCTTATTCAGCAGGGGGAAATCGTTGTAACGGTAGACAATAAAACATACGAAGCAATGAACTTTGCAGAATTTATTAAACTTCCTTTAAGTAAATTGACGAATTTTAGCCATATTAAAAAGCCAAGCGGTCTTCCGGTTGCGGCGATTCATGCGTTGGTCGATATGTTTAGCGTGCCAAAAGGAAATGTGACCGATCAAAATTGGCTTGATTTTGCCATTAGGCAAATAATTAGCGGCGCTAAACAAGCGTTGGACAAAACCGTAAGAATGATAAACGATGTACGCCATCAGTTTCAAATTTGGGACGGTCCGTTATTCTCGAGTGATGAGCGGGCACAGTATATCGCGAAGCTAGAGAGCCTAAAATCGTTTTTAGAAGGCCTTCAAGTATACAATACGCGGGCGAAGCTCACTAACTTAAAATA
This genomic window contains:
- the mscL gene encoding Large-conductance mechanosensitive channel, which codes for MWNEFKKFAVRGNVIDLAVGVIIGGAFGKIVSSLVNDIIMPLVGLLLGGINFSGLSWKVGKAEVKYGAFIQTVVDFLIIAFSIFLFVKLINTLYERVKKQEEVKETAPTLTKEEELLTEIRDLLKQQRETT
- the yeeE gene encoding putative inner membrane protein; its protein translation is MEMTAQQDVRAKQAANAPKNPTAWIIAVSCFVLIGGALFLYSRVSWQQALLYVLGAFGGFVLYQAHFGFTSAWRKFILYRQGEGIRAQMVMMAVASALFLPLLIKGSIFGHSVAGNVHEVGIAVMIGAFIFGIGMQLGDGCASGTLYHIGGGDTNGVVTLIGFIAGSVIATTHFDVWMRMPHVDPISLIASFGAWGGFLLQLVLLAVVYYVVTVMEKRRHGKLLTTPLEHRHGWKTIYKGPWSLLVGALLLALMNVLVLMFKGSPWGITSAFALWGAKFVQLFGVDPTAWAYWQDEAKRQALANPLYYDTTTVMDISLMFGALLAAALAGRYAKPVQWKRPTRMTIGALIGGLMMGYGARLAFGCNIGAYFSGIASFSVHGWIWFVFAFLGSLIGVKLRPYCAYKN
- the psuK gene encoding Pseudouridine kinase; amino-acid sequence: MRQTASIVCIGGANVDRKARLLTPFRLGTSHPVTTTQTAGGVARNIAENLGRLAQPVSLVSTVGDDRDGQWLVDVTSRYVNTSFIVRTPKANTGTYTAVLDERGEMVLALADMAIYDTVGEEWRKQQWTRLGPISAVVLDTNFPKAVIRSVIAQCRQEDIPLCVVTVSVPKVKRLPSDLSGVTWFVTNEAEAKEFVGRDGHTDDIMKAILQAGAQNVVVTRGANGVAYATKQGETEAIAAPKVEVTDATGAGDAFAAGFLYGVLGGHTVEDACRFGMSSAALTLQTAETVHPALNEHLLQAAYARYFCEGGTK
- the psuG gene encoding Pseudouridine-5'-phosphate glycosidase — its product is MNDFLVFSEEVAQAKAEKKPIVALESTIISHGMPYPENVQTAKDVERIIRDRGAVPATIAIIDGKIKIGLTDDELELLGTSHYVEKVSRRDLPYVVAMKKHGATTVAGTMICAQMAGIRVFATGGIGGVHRGAEQTMDISADLQELSRTNVAVVCAGAKSILDLGLTLEYLETHGVPVIGYQTDVLPAFYSRTSPFRVGYRLDSAKEIAQFLETKWKLGLNGGVVIANPVPKEEELEESYITAIIEQALKEAEKQHITGKAVTPFLLDRVKTLTGGKSLKANIALVKNNAAMAADLARELS
- the secA_1 gene encoding Predicted metal-binding protein related to the C-terminal domain of SecA, whose protein sequence is MSFIQTIEPHLFSDHPVLRQFAFDAIEEYPDIPAALVERLVDEAVTADNEETRRMILHGISKQPLTDRALEQLLSMKDAAKYIRWFFPFPAAQLEKYGEQLLPHFPRSWQRAVRLALEGTEDDVWEHYFSVLSHLHEEEFHNHDWFLVAKQAVRILVERGWMTKEDIGLTWMKNEQQPWFSYDGILAVYAVSLVGAAEYIPRLARLLEQQDGDVLVDQAVSTLSMFQREETIEAVRPYAFQEDTALSAIHVLANIKSKQAVRVLREVFSKQRDDDLQAFCFEALCHQLDKEALPEVEQYVKRAEKRGRSWMIDVEQNAYAYYTILEIDHPKLETWRAIAEQRYRHFQAVLQTPPRPTNIPYRRKERKIGRNDPCPCGSGKKYKKCCGK
- a CDS encoding Transposase and inactivated derivatives, coding for MKLDNNNHSVFLLYYHLVLVVKYRRQVIDDTISDYAKDMFVRLGKNYNISLVEWNHDMDHVHILFKAHPNSELSKFINAYKSASSRLIKKHFPQVKRKLWKEYFWSRSFCLLTTGGASIEVIKKYIENQGMK
- a CDS encoding transposase, IS605 OrfB family; its protein translation is MANKAYQFRLYPTKEQEELLAKTFGCVRFVYNKMLEERIQMFEKFKDDQESLKQQTFPTPAKYKKEFPWLKEVDSLALANAQLNLQKAFQHFFSGRAGFPKFKNRKAKQSYTTNVVNGNIKLSDGYIKLPKLKWIKLKQHREIPAHHIIKSCTITKTKTGKYYISILTEYEPQPALKEVQMVVGLDFSMSTLYVDSEGKRANYPRFYRKALETLAKEQRKLSRKKKGSNRWHKQRLKVAKLHEKIANQRKDFLHKESHKLAKRYDCVVIEDLNMKGMSQALHFGQNVHDNGWGMFTTFLQYKLAEQGKKLIKIDKWFPSSKTCSCCGRVKESLSLSERTFRCECGFESDRDVNAAINIKHEGMKRLAIV
- the ygiD gene encoding LigB family dioxygenase — its product is MRSPALFLAHGSPMLAIEDNAYTALLGKLGEGIRPQAVVIFTAHWMTRQPTVSAVEGTYDMIYDFSGFPRELYEVVYPARGSVEWAERVRVRLSSVTDVAIDQTRGLDHGSWVLLYRLFPKADIPVVQASVVPWWTPKQLLQLGEALRPLRDEGVMIIGSGGTVHNLMALRWEGHAEADEWAVAFDDWLLSRSAAHSEEVFEYENKAPYAKQAVPTPEHLAPYWIAYGAGDRGGAPRVLFREYQYGSLSLMAVSL